The Kluyveromyces lactis strain NRRL Y-1140 chromosome B complete sequence genome contains a region encoding:
- the MSS18 gene encoding Mss18p (weakly similar to uniprot|P08593 YPR134W Nuclear encoded protein needed for efficient splicing of mitochondrial COX1 aI5beta intron; mss18 mutations block cleavage of 5' exon - intron junction; phenotype of intronless strain suggests additional functions), translating into MRTAHLQRIIREDTIFCRLFLRLSQAKRIDASLAIDKLLADISRFGDVLYEKPNEKFIKPTALPLKLDLAICSPDKVKLAKLITNIRGYVVDPETGPDYSKLTTPISSEEKPDLKKTLDILYSNTGRRYPNQLLSIPNEPFVFLNNPVKYYRTLSGKVKDIHRRDLFKWLFLEDTERFKTPEGNFTGELSYSKRFIEFPSNKPTIQIIPCLFQNLTELPNEMNHWLRLPDKEFKESTKSRISTLFHGFSGL; encoded by the coding sequence ATGAGGACGGCGCATCTGCAGCGCATTATCAGGGAAGATACAATTTTCTGTCGATTATTCCTTCGACTTAGTCAAGCAAAGAGGATTGATGCGTCGTTAGCCATCGATAAGCTTCTGGCTGATATATCCAGGTTTGGTGATGTCTTGTATGAGAAGCCGAATGAGAAGTTCATAAAACCAACTGCACTCCCGTTGAAGCTTGATTTGGCTATATGTTCTCCGGACAAAGTCAAACTTGCTAAGCTCATTACAAATATTCGTGGTTACGTGGTCGATCCGGAAACAGGACCTGATTATTCAAAATTAACCACCCCTATATCTTCAGAGGAGAAAccagatttgaagaaaacgcTAGATATCttatattcaaatactGGAAGAAGATATCCCAACCAATTGTTGAGTATACCCAATGAGCCATTtgtatttttgaataatcCGGTAAAGTACTACCGAACGTTATCTGGCAAAGTTAAAGACATCCACAGGCGCGACTTATTCAAGTGGTTATTTTTGGAGGATACAGAGAGATTTAAAACTCCTGAAGGCAATTTTACGGGGGAACTTTCCTATAGTAAAAggtttattgaatttccaTCGAATAAACCTacaattcaaattatcCCATGTTTATTCCAAAATCTTACGGAGCTACCAAACGAAATGAATCATTGGCTTAGATTACCTGATAAAGAGTTCAAGGAGTCTACAAAAAGTAGGATATCAACCCTTTTCCATGGATTTTCAGGCCTATAA
- the TOM5 gene encoding Tom5p (similar to uniprot|P80967 Saccharomyces cerevisiae YPR133W-A TOM5 Small mitochondrial outer membrane protein crucial to a binding relay for the import of proteins into mitochondria; subunit on the outer mouth of the TOM channel that accepts precursors from the receptors Tom20p and Tom22p), whose translation MFGLPQQQSEEEKRLHQQQSNQTLTNAAYAAAALWLSPLIWHFIKKQFK comes from the coding sequence ATGTTTGGCCTACCTCAGCAAcaatctgaagaagaaaaaagattgCATCAACAGCAATCCAACCAGACTTTGACTAACGCTGCTTACGCAGCTGCCGCTTTATGGTTGTCTCCATTGATCTGGCACTTCATTAAGAAGCAATTCAaatga
- the SPN1 gene encoding transcription factor SPN1 (similar to uniprot|Q06505 Saccharomyces cerevisiae YPR133C IWS1 Protein that interacts with Spt6p and copurifies with Spt5p and RNA polymerase II probable transcriptional elongation factor metazoan homologs contain an acidic N terminus mutations in the gene confer an Spt-phenotype): MSDTERSLSADKKSDTELETPALSNVDPQERTRKHIEATAESDSDADLDPALGNGLPAHDDDEETGSRPVLDEATRKRQDLEARMDQILHKPKKKRTRRDEDDLEQMQDERILRLKDEMNIAAQKDIDTLNERLETGDTKLVAMEKVKLLPKVVKVLSKVNLADTILDNNLLQSVRIWLEPLPDGSLPAFEIQKSLFAALDNLPIKTEHLKESGLGRVVIFYSKSKRVEQKLARLADKLVAEWTRPIIGASDNYRDKRVLKLEFDVEKHRKKTILDTAKSKKKRSKRMEVDEEKYKSSYEQAAARRNRAAAPAQTTTDYKYAPISNIDAVNRNAGVGTSVDSSELYKRLNSKLSGNKHKRSK, translated from the coding sequence ATGAGCGATACTGAGCGTAGCTTGTCAGCAGACAAGAAATCAGATACTGAACTTGAAACGCCAGCTTTGAGCAATGTGGATCCTCAAGAAAGGACGAGAAAGCACATTGAAGCGACTGCTGAATCTGATTCCGATGCAGATTTAGACCCGGCTCTTGGAAACGGATTACCTGCtcatgatgatgatgaagagacAGGATCTCGTCCCGTGTTGGATGAAGCAACCAGGAAGCGTCAGGATTTGGAAGCCAGGATGGATCAGATTTTACACaagccaaagaaaaagcgTACCAGAagagatgaagatgatttggaacaaatgCAAGACGAACGTATTTTAAGGTTAAAGGATGAAATGAATATTGCGGCTCAAAAGGATATAGATACACTGAATGAAAGATTGGAAACGGGTGATACGAAACTAGTGGCCATGGAGAAAGTGAAACTGCTACCTAAAGTAGTGAAAGTTTTATCAAAAGTGAATCTAGCGGATACAATTTTGGATAATAATCTCTTGCAGAGTGTAAGGATCTGGCTTGAACCCTTACCAGATGGATCATTGCCTGCATTTGAGATTCAAAAATCGTTATTCGCGGCCTTGGATAACTTACCTATTAAAACAGAGCATTTGAAGGAAAGTGGTCTAGGCAGAGTTGTCATATTTTATAGCAAGTCTAAGAGGGTCGAACAAAAGCTAGCTCGTTTGGCTGATAAATTGGTCGCTGAATGGACAAGACCTATCATCGGTGCATCAGATAACTATAGGGATAAGAGAGTTCTGAAACTAGAGTTTGATGTAGAAAAGCATAGGAAGAAGACTATCCTTGATACTGCcaaatcgaagaagaagagaagtAAGAGAATGGAAGTCGATGAAGAGAAGTATAAATCATCTTATGAACAAGCTGCTGCTAGAAGAAATAGAGCTGCTGCGCCCGCACAAACTACCACCGACTACAAGTATGCTCCAATCAGTAATATTGATGCTGTGAATAGAAATGCTGGAGTGGGTACTTCCGTTGATAGTAGTGAACTATACAAAAGGCTAAATTCTAAACTAAGCGGAAACAAGCACAAGAGATCCAAATAA